A section of the Halopiger aswanensis genome encodes:
- a CDS encoding TraB/GumN family protein has product MSDAGDADVPEPPASPSTDDEGSVTVLGTAHVSQASVDDVHEAVDRERPDVVAVELDEGRYRQMQGGTPDDLEAKDLLSGNTVFQFLAYWMLSYVQSRLGDQFDIEPGADMKAGIEAAERNGSGVALVDRDIQVTIQRFWQRLSFTEKLKMVGGLALGITDPRTIGLAIGAATGVLFGLVFTLFLAPYFGVADLLMLGITGSTALQYVGAAGVGALLGLIGGFLFLPSLERLGHAAGGLLETFAGQLAVAVLAGIAACLALVVTGVSIGPISLGGASVGPISGAAFEGAGTYVIRGTVGVLAGLGVGVAVGALLGVVLDTFSGDVEEVDEIDIEEMTDGDVVSAMMEEFRQFSPGGANALIDERDAYIAHNLHDLRQQGYEVLAIVGAGHKAGIERYLENPETLPAKESLTGTASSSRFSPAKLVGYLLTLGFVVFFFLLVMAGVQNAFLLKLFAAWFLFNGTFAFVLARLAGARWTSAGVGGLVAWLTSINPLLAPGWFTGYIELKHRPVNVRDIQTLNEIVDDTERPIGQALEDMFDVPLFRLIMIVALTNVGSIIASVLFPLIVLPWLAPDIGGVDALMGELVRGAENSLELLREVLT; this is encoded by the coding sequence ATGAGCGATGCAGGCGACGCCGACGTGCCGGAGCCCCCGGCGTCCCCCTCCACAGACGACGAGGGCTCCGTCACCGTCCTCGGGACGGCACACGTCTCGCAGGCGAGCGTCGACGACGTGCACGAAGCGGTCGATCGGGAACGCCCCGACGTGGTCGCCGTCGAACTCGACGAAGGACGCTACCGCCAGATGCAGGGCGGCACTCCCGATGATCTCGAGGCGAAGGACCTCCTCTCGGGCAACACCGTGTTCCAGTTCCTGGCCTACTGGATGCTCTCGTACGTCCAGTCGCGGCTCGGCGATCAGTTCGACATCGAACCCGGCGCGGACATGAAAGCCGGAATCGAAGCGGCCGAGCGCAACGGCAGCGGCGTCGCGCTGGTCGACCGCGACATCCAGGTGACGATCCAGCGGTTCTGGCAGCGGTTATCGTTCACCGAGAAACTGAAGATGGTCGGCGGGCTCGCGCTGGGAATCACCGATCCCAGAACGATCGGCCTCGCGATCGGGGCCGCCACCGGCGTCCTCTTCGGGCTCGTCTTCACCTTGTTTCTCGCGCCGTACTTCGGCGTGGCCGACCTCCTCATGCTCGGCATCACGGGGTCGACGGCGCTCCAGTACGTCGGCGCGGCCGGCGTCGGCGCCCTCCTCGGGCTCATCGGCGGCTTCCTCTTTCTCCCGTCGCTCGAGCGGCTCGGGCACGCTGCGGGCGGACTCCTCGAGACGTTCGCCGGCCAACTTGCGGTCGCGGTCCTCGCCGGCATCGCGGCCTGTCTCGCGCTGGTCGTGACCGGCGTCTCCATCGGGCCGATCTCGCTTGGCGGGGCCTCCGTCGGTCCGATATCGGGCGCGGCCTTCGAGGGTGCCGGCACCTACGTCATCCGCGGGACGGTCGGCGTCCTGGCCGGCCTCGGGGTCGGCGTGGCCGTCGGTGCCCTGCTCGGGGTCGTCCTCGACACCTTCAGCGGCGACGTCGAGGAGGTCGACGAGATCGACATCGAGGAGATGACCGACGGCGACGTCGTCTCGGCGATGATGGAAGAGTTCCGCCAGTTCAGTCCCGGCGGGGCAAACGCCTTGATCGACGAGCGCGACGCCTACATCGCGCACAACCTCCACGACCTCCGCCAGCAGGGCTACGAGGTGCTGGCCATCGTCGGCGCGGGCCACAAGGCCGGCATCGAACGCTACCTCGAGAACCCCGAGACGCTCCCGGCGAAGGAGTCGCTGACCGGGACGGCCTCGAGCAGCCGGTTCTCGCCGGCGAAGCTCGTCGGCTACCTCCTGACGCTCGGGTTCGTCGTGTTCTTCTTCCTGCTGGTCATGGCGGGCGTTCAGAACGCCTTCCTGCTCAAGCTGTTCGCGGCGTGGTTCCTGTTCAACGGGACCTTCGCGTTCGTGCTGGCTCGCCTCGCCGGCGCGCGCTGGACCAGCGCCGGCGTCGGCGGGCTGGTCGCCTGGCTGACGAGCATCAACCCGCTGCTCGCGCCGGGCTGGTTCACCGGCTACATCGAACTCAAACACCGACCGGTCAACGTCCGCGACATCCAGACGCTAAACGAGATCGTCGACGACACCGAGCGACCGATCGGGCAGGCGCTCGAGGATATGTTCGACGTGCCGCTGTTCCGCCTGATCATGATCGTCGCGCTGACGAACGTGGGGAGCATCATCGCGAGCGTGCTCTTCCCGCTGATCGTGCTCCCCTGGCTCGCGCCCGACATCGGCGGCGTCGACGCGCTGATGGGCGAACTCGTCCGCGGCGCCGAGAACAGCCTCGAGTTGCTCCGGGAGGTGCTGACGTGA
- a CDS encoding zinc metalloprotease, whose product MSTPSRTGRQPEPELTFSDQELFDLGVAWLTLSLAFALLRTPIRTNAIDVVYLATMTGLSLVTVGVAFLLHELAHKVVAVEYGQIAEFRADYQMLFLALMSALAGFLFAAPGAVYHRGQITQRENAMIALAGPITNLLLALLFFPLVLFPGVVGTIGQMGLWINLFLAAFNMIPFGPLDGRSVLEWNKGVFALVFAPSLALAVYVIFL is encoded by the coding sequence GTGAGCACGCCCTCGCGAACCGGTCGTCAGCCGGAGCCCGAGTTGACCTTCAGCGATCAGGAGCTGTTCGACCTCGGGGTCGCCTGGCTGACGCTGAGCCTCGCGTTCGCCCTGCTGCGGACGCCGATCCGGACGAACGCCATCGACGTGGTCTACCTCGCGACGATGACCGGGCTGAGTCTGGTGACCGTCGGCGTCGCCTTCCTGTTGCACGAACTGGCCCACAAGGTCGTCGCCGTCGAGTACGGCCAGATCGCGGAGTTTCGGGCCGACTACCAGATGCTGTTTCTGGCGCTCATGAGCGCGCTGGCCGGCTTCCTCTTTGCCGCACCGGGCGCCGTCTACCACCGCGGCCAGATCACCCAGCGCGAGAACGCGATGATCGCGCTCGCCGGCCCGATTACGAACCTCCTGCTGGCCCTGCTGTTCTTCCCGCTGGTGCTGTTCCCCGGCGTCGTCGGCACGATCGGACAGATGGGGCTCTGGATCAACCTCTTCTTGGCCGCGTTCAACATGATCCCGTTCGGCCCGCTGGACGGGCGATCGGTCCTCGAGTGGAACAAGGGCGTCTTCGCGCTCGTGTTCGCGCCGAGTCTCGCGCTCGCGGTCTACGTAATCTTCCTGTAG
- a CDS encoding CehA/McbA family metallohydrolase, which yields MNANSETELEPKPELESHPTPNATVSLDLHVHTEESYDCETPLVDVLERAAEAGLDGLCITDHDAIEQSLAAATIAPEYGLFAIPGVEVSTRDGHVLALGVETRPKPGRSFGETVAAIRSRGGIAIVPHPFRRSRHGVPADVIDDCDGIEVHNAMCVTGVRNRQAARFADDHGFAGVAGSDAHTARLVGRAVTDVHLEPAAGTDGDPTAIDRGRVLEAIADGRTTVRGGLASPASCVRKYAQNVSVKFRTGVRVGIGRLKTGNVD from the coding sequence TTGAACGCGAACTCGGAAACGGAACTGGAACCGAAACCGGAACTGGAGTCACACCCAACCCCCAACGCGACCGTTTCGCTCGATCTCCACGTCCACACCGAGGAGTCCTACGACTGCGAGACGCCGCTCGTGGACGTCCTCGAGCGCGCCGCCGAGGCCGGTCTCGACGGGCTCTGTATCACCGATCACGACGCGATCGAGCAGTCGCTGGCGGCCGCCACGATCGCCCCCGAGTACGGCCTGTTCGCGATCCCCGGCGTCGAGGTGTCGACGCGGGACGGACACGTCCTCGCGCTCGGCGTCGAGACCCGACCGAAACCGGGCCGGTCGTTCGGCGAGACCGTCGCGGCGATCCGCTCGCGCGGCGGCATCGCGATCGTTCCCCACCCCTTCCGGCGGAGTCGACACGGCGTGCCAGCCGACGTCATCGACGACTGCGACGGCATCGAGGTCCACAACGCGATGTGCGTCACCGGCGTTCGCAACCGGCAGGCCGCCCGGTTCGCCGACGACCACGGGTTCGCCGGCGTCGCGGGGAGCGACGCCCATACTGCTCGCCTGGTCGGTCGGGCCGTGACTGACGTCCACCTCGAGCCGGCGGCAGGAACCGACGGCGATCCGACCGCGATCGATCGGGGCCGCGTCCTCGAGGCGATCGCCGACGGTCGAACGACCGTCCGCGGTGGCCTAGCCTCGCCCGCGAGTTGCGTTCGCAAGTACGCGCAGAACGTCTCCGTCAAGTTTCGGACCGGCGTCCGAGTCGGTATCGGCCGGCTGAAAACGGGAAACGTCGACTAA
- a CDS encoding DUF7501 family protein, with amino-acid sequence MSTNGTREWVDPIVCPFCGDELPSPGAGFVDHIDENEACEHRFDRWRTNIAGDIGGEWTG; translated from the coding sequence ATGTCAACGAACGGTACTCGAGAGTGGGTCGATCCGATCGTCTGTCCCTTCTGCGGGGACGAACTGCCGTCGCCGGGCGCCGGATTCGTCGATCACATCGACGAGAACGAGGCGTGTGAACACCGATTCGACCGATGGCGAACGAACATCGCCGGCGACATCGGCGGCGAGTGGACGGGCTAA
- a CDS encoding CDP-alcohol phosphatidyltransferase family protein codes for MSDSEPPIGWGRIRDWHARSTESVGFSDNAFVRAMAPADYCSLASLLFAWAATLLIVSGESNWGVVAMFGAFLFDKLDGALARRGYGSDYGLEIDSFIDVFTYLVTAALLYHVALAPNVVVSAVVGFAIVAFGGLRLVRHVDEGFGADDNGSFYRGITVVHVNVVVVLAYLLAQFGPGWIGWAAAPVVVAVSPLMISDYRCYKTDVGHALVAVGGIAAAVVCLALELGYL; via the coding sequence ATGAGTGACAGCGAACCGCCGATCGGGTGGGGACGAATCCGGGACTGGCACGCGCGGTCGACCGAATCGGTCGGGTTCTCGGACAACGCGTTTGTCCGAGCGATGGCCCCCGCGGACTACTGCAGCCTCGCGTCGCTGCTGTTCGCCTGGGCCGCCACGCTACTGATCGTCTCCGGGGAATCGAACTGGGGCGTCGTCGCCATGTTCGGCGCCTTCCTCTTCGACAAGCTCGACGGGGCGCTGGCCAGACGCGGCTACGGCTCCGACTACGGCCTCGAGATCGACTCGTTCATCGACGTCTTCACCTATCTGGTGACCGCCGCCTTGCTCTACCACGTCGCGCTCGCACCCAACGTCGTCGTCAGCGCGGTCGTCGGCTTCGCGATCGTCGCCTTCGGCGGCCTGCGACTGGTGCGCCACGTCGACGAAGGCTTCGGCGCAGACGACAACGGGAGCTTCTACCGCGGGATCACGGTCGTCCACGTCAACGTCGTCGTCGTCCTCGCGTACCTGCTCGCGCAGTTCGGCCCCGGCTGGATCGGCTGGGCCGCTGCCCCGGTCGTCGTCGCGGTCTCGCCGCTGATGATCTCGGATTATCGCTGTTACAAGACCGACGTCGGCCACGCGCTGGTCGCAGTCGGCGGAATCGCCGCGGCGGTCGTCTGTCTCGCGCTCGAGCTCGGATATCTATGA
- a CDS encoding acyl-CoA thioesterase, producing the protein MTDLIETVIENREMVQPNHANMLDVAHGGNVMKWMDEVGAMSAMRFSGETCVTAHVNRMDFERPIPVGDTAYITAYVYDAGTSSVKVRLVTEREDLRTREREKTTESYFVYVAIDEHNEPTEVPELTVTTEEEEQLRQEALAGENGNGHEPNLENGNH; encoded by the coding sequence ATGACCGATCTCATCGAGACGGTAATCGAGAACCGCGAGATGGTACAGCCGAACCACGCCAACATGCTCGACGTGGCCCACGGCGGCAACGTGATGAAGTGGATGGACGAGGTCGGCGCGATGTCCGCGATGCGGTTTTCGGGAGAGACCTGCGTCACCGCTCACGTCAACCGGATGGACTTCGAGCGCCCCATCCCGGTCGGCGACACCGCCTACATTACGGCCTACGTCTACGACGCGGGCACCTCGAGCGTCAAGGTCCGGCTGGTGACCGAGCGCGAGGACCTGCGCACTCGAGAGCGCGAGAAGACCACCGAATCCTACTTCGTCTACGTCGCGATCGACGAGCACAACGAACCGACCGAAGTCCCCGAGCTGACGGTTACTACGGAAGAGGAAGAGCAACTTCGGCAGGAAGCGCTCGCGGGGGAGAACGGAAACGGCCACGAGCCGAACCTCGAGAACGGCAACCACTGA
- a CDS encoding HEWD family protein, whose product MSAQVRAPTARVCERCERAEYWDEELEAWQIDTDDGEKQVGNPHCLHEWDINGAFNPVVDNA is encoded by the coding sequence ATGAGTGCACAGGTCCGAGCGCCGACGGCTCGCGTATGCGAGCGGTGCGAGCGCGCTGAGTACTGGGACGAGGAACTCGAGGCATGGCAGATCGACACCGACGACGGCGAAAAGCAAGTCGGCAATCCCCACTGTCTCCACGAGTGGGACATCAACGGCGCGTTTAATCCAGTCGTCGACAACGCCTGA
- a CDS encoding SHOCT domain-containing protein, whose translation MASETGGRSYSLTELFAIKFVLGDVLVIAAFVLAGPVYGVVTLALLVLSFILVWYLTRSEETDDVQARSAETDADRTATESASADDDDRDPVTRLQERYAAGELSDAEFEAKLERLIDSNERADRAGIDTEDLEFGSGSDSGPEPELERSD comes from the coding sequence ATGGCCAGTGAGACCGGCGGTCGGAGTTACAGTCTCACGGAACTCTTCGCGATCAAGTTCGTCCTTGGGGACGTGCTGGTCATCGCGGCGTTCGTGCTTGCCGGGCCGGTGTACGGTGTCGTAACGCTGGCGCTGCTCGTTCTCAGTTTTATACTCGTCTGGTACCTCACGCGATCCGAGGAGACCGACGACGTGCAAGCGCGGTCGGCCGAGACCGACGCCGATCGCACCGCGACGGAGTCCGCCTCGGCCGACGATGACGACCGCGATCCCGTTACCCGGCTGCAGGAGCGCTACGCTGCGGGCGAACTCTCTGACGCGGAGTTCGAAGCGAAACTCGAGCGCCTGATCGATTCCAACGAGCGCGCCGACCGGGCCGGAATCGACACCGAGGACCTCGAGTTCGGCTCCGGATCCGACTCCGGCCCGGAACCCGAACTCGAGCGCTCGGACTGA
- the cutA gene encoding divalent-cation tolerance protein CutA, with product MPTVYITAPPDHADDLAERLVDERLAACVNRLSTTSTYRWEGEIHHDDEVVLLAKTTDEAYDDLVDRVRELHPYDVPCIERFDEAAVLESFAEWRAESVDGRD from the coding sequence ATGCCGACGGTCTACATCACGGCGCCGCCGGATCACGCCGACGACCTCGCCGAACGGTTGGTCGACGAGCGGCTGGCCGCCTGCGTCAACCGACTGTCGACCACCTCGACGTACCGCTGGGAGGGCGAAATCCATCACGACGACGAGGTCGTCCTGCTCGCGAAGACCACCGACGAGGCGTACGACGACCTCGTCGATCGCGTCCGCGAACTGCATCCCTACGACGTGCCGTGTATCGAACGGTTCGACGAAGCTGCTGTGCTCGAGTCGTTCGCGGAGTGGCGGGCAGAGAGCGTCGACGGGCGCGACTAA
- a CDS encoding MFS transporter, which translates to MESVSTTVRRLVRFDVLALTAAIWFLAKFLRYAFPPLFGAFQTSYGVSNATLGTAFTGFMLVYAVMQFPSGVLADRLGSVVVVTAGALIAATAALTLTVDAPFAVLVAAMLVMGGGTGVHKTVSVRLLSRAYPERTGRALGVLDTVGTFSGVVAPTAVIAVAGLTFAFGESWRLIFLGGGLVGLTLAALFRVRVPKRVPDETTADGPTGGVDAIDLGTYTRLLRNRRFATFALLTVLFSFTYNGLVAFIPLYLTDAAGFTDATASLLYSLFFLVSFVQLGTGELSDRLGRLPIIACSLGVAAVALIAFISLTGTAGPLLLGGTLVAVGVGSHGFRPVRGAYLMTVIPDDIAGGGLGAVRTLLMGAGAIAPAIVGTVSEVADFRSAFWLLAATVTGATALAVFLLATDRGVDRYLRAVRSIARR; encoded by the coding sequence ATGGAATCGGTATCGACGACGGTCCGACGGCTCGTCCGGTTCGACGTCCTTGCGCTGACGGCCGCGATCTGGTTTCTCGCGAAGTTTCTCCGGTACGCGTTCCCGCCGTTGTTCGGCGCCTTCCAGACGAGTTACGGCGTCTCGAACGCCACCCTCGGAACGGCGTTTACCGGCTTCATGCTCGTCTACGCGGTCATGCAGTTTCCGTCCGGCGTGCTCGCGGACCGACTCGGCTCGGTCGTCGTCGTGACGGCGGGCGCCCTGATCGCCGCGACCGCAGCGCTGACGCTCACCGTCGACGCGCCCTTTGCCGTTCTCGTCGCGGCGATGCTCGTCATGGGCGGCGGCACCGGCGTGCACAAGACCGTCTCCGTTCGGCTCCTCTCTCGAGCCTACCCCGAGCGGACGGGCAGAGCGCTCGGCGTGTTAGACACCGTCGGAACCTTCAGCGGCGTCGTCGCCCCGACAGCGGTGATCGCAGTGGCCGGCCTCACCTTCGCGTTCGGCGAGAGTTGGCGCTTGATCTTTCTGGGCGGCGGCCTCGTGGGCCTGACACTCGCGGCGCTGTTTCGCGTTCGAGTGCCGAAGCGTGTACCGGACGAAACGACCGCCGACGGCCCAACCGGGGGCGTCGACGCGATCGACCTCGGCACGTACACCAGACTCCTCCGAAATCGGCGGTTCGCGACGTTCGCGCTCCTGACGGTGCTGTTTTCGTTCACCTACAACGGGCTCGTGGCCTTTATTCCGCTGTACCTGACGGACGCGGCCGGCTTCACGGACGCGACGGCGAGTCTGCTGTACAGCCTGTTCTTCCTCGTGAGTTTCGTCCAACTCGGCACCGGCGAACTCAGCGATCGACTAGGGCGACTCCCGATCATCGCGTGCTCGCTCGGCGTCGCCGCGGTCGCGCTGATCGCGTTCATCTCGCTGACCGGAACCGCCGGCCCGCTCCTCCTCGGCGGGACGCTCGTCGCCGTCGGCGTCGGCTCGCACGGGTTCCGACCGGTCCGCGGGGCGTACCTGATGACGGTCATTCCGGACGACATCGCCGGCGGCGGGCTCGGCGCCGTCCGGACGCTGCTGATGGGGGCAGGGGCGATCGCGCCGGCGATCGTCGGCACCGTCTCGGAGGTCGCCGACTTTCGATCGGCGTTCTGGCTGCTGGCGGCGACGGTCACCGGCGCGACCGCCCTCGCCGTCTTCCTGCTGGCGACGGACCGCGGCGTCGATCGCTACCTTCGCGCCGTCCGCTCGATCGCGCGCCGGTGA
- a CDS encoding S66 family peptidase, translating to MSSFVTPPPLERGSEIAVVAPSSNPTDEFPHVYELGLERLREVFDLEPVEYPTVSMAPEALADDPEARARDLIDAFAAPDIDGIIALIGGNDQIRVLEHLDPEILRENPTRFYGYSDNTNLALYLWNLGIVSYYGPCVFTELAMDGAMFDHTVEYAERAFFEESFGDLRPAERFTDAPGDWADPDSLAEHRDTEPNPGWRWAGGDAPVSGRVWGGCLEILDQQFLADRYLPDEDALDGTILAIETSEELPAPSWVEGVLRALGERGLLERFAGVLVGRPPARSHLEDRPPERREQYRAQQREAVEGVFATYNPDVPIVFDVDFGHTWPTTPIPIGGRVEIDPGAETVRFE from the coding sequence ATGTCATCGTTCGTCACCCCGCCGCCGCTCGAGCGCGGTAGCGAGATCGCGGTCGTCGCACCGTCGTCGAACCCCACCGACGAGTTTCCCCACGTCTACGAACTCGGCCTCGAGCGGTTGCGCGAGGTGTTCGACCTCGAGCCGGTCGAGTATCCCACCGTCTCGATGGCGCCGGAGGCCCTCGCCGACGATCCCGAAGCGCGCGCTCGGGACCTGATCGATGCCTTTGCAGCCCCTGATATCGACGGGATCATCGCACTCATCGGCGGGAACGACCAGATTCGAGTCCTCGAGCATCTCGATCCCGAAATCCTCCGCGAGAACCCGACTCGATTCTACGGCTACAGCGATAACACGAACCTCGCGCTGTACCTCTGGAACCTCGGGATCGTCTCCTACTACGGGCCCTGCGTCTTCACCGAACTGGCGATGGACGGCGCGATGTTCGATCACACCGTCGAGTACGCCGAACGGGCGTTCTTCGAGGAGTCGTTCGGCGACCTTCGGCCCGCCGAGCGGTTCACCGACGCGCCCGGCGACTGGGCGGACCCGGACTCGCTCGCGGAGCACCGCGACACCGAACCCAACCCCGGCTGGCGGTGGGCTGGCGGCGACGCCCCCGTCTCGGGGCGCGTCTGGGGCGGCTGTCTCGAGATTCTCGACCAGCAGTTCCTCGCCGACCGATACCTGCCCGACGAAGACGCGCTCGACGGGACGATCCTGGCGATCGAAACGTCGGAGGAACTACCGGCGCCGTCCTGGGTCGAGGGCGTCCTCCGTGCACTGGGTGAGCGCGGCTTGCTCGAGCGGTTCGCCGGCGTCCTCGTCGGGCGACCGCCGGCGCGGTCGCACCTCGAGGATCGACCGCCGGAGCGACGCGAGCAGTATCGAGCGCAACAGCGGGAGGCGGTCGAGGGCGTGTTCGCCACGTACAATCCGGATGTGCCGATCGTCTTCGACGTCGACTTCGGTCACACCTGGCCGACGACGCCGATTCCGATCGGCGGCCGCGTCGAGATCGATCCGGGGGCGGAGACGGTGCGGTTCGAGTGA
- a CDS encoding phosphoenolpyruvate carboxykinase (ATP): MSETGTEPRPLATQLPDPATAQNVRYNPSLEELRDLAAHAETTTEFGSPSYVSEVRSRSADLTKNAVDHEFTDRDRDLLSAAVARAGDREMVCVDRLMGRHPDATFCCRLFVPVDHARIALAWANLFEPADGREPDLYTVQDPDYDETAIRVLPDEGVTAVLGTDYIGEAKKSFLRLFMYRIKQQGGLGLHAGSKRVRVRDADGDLRTVGQVFMGLSATGKSTLTSHGCWLEDPEDATMLQDDVCGLLPDGTVAGSEGEGLFIKTIGLDPDEQPELYAAATHESAVLENVAVDDDGTVHFDEDRYTSNARAIVRRDRLESADEEIDLERLDQVFFITRNPLMPPVAKLDDREAAVAFMLGESIETSAGDPSRAGESIRVVGTNPFIIGSEGEEGNSFQDLIDELDAECYIINTGYLGDESKDIGVEESVTILTEAARGTIEWTDDERTGLTIPDAVPGLEVEEYYVPDHVDDYEAAAADLRAERREYLEQFEDLREEITDAVY; this comes from the coding sequence ATGTCCGAAACCGGGACGGAACCCCGTCCACTGGCGACACAGCTCCCCGATCCGGCGACTGCGCAAAACGTCCGCTACAACCCCTCCCTCGAGGAACTGCGCGACCTCGCCGCCCACGCGGAGACGACGACCGAGTTCGGCTCGCCGTCCTACGTCAGCGAGGTCCGGTCCCGAAGCGCCGACCTGACGAAAAACGCCGTCGACCACGAGTTTACCGACCGCGATCGCGACCTGCTCTCGGCCGCGGTCGCCCGCGCGGGCGACCGCGAGATGGTCTGCGTCGATCGGCTGATGGGCCGCCACCCCGACGCGACCTTCTGCTGCCGGCTGTTCGTCCCGGTCGATCACGCCCGCATCGCGCTCGCGTGGGCGAACCTCTTCGAGCCCGCCGACGGGCGCGAGCCGGACCTCTACACCGTGCAGGATCCGGACTACGACGAGACCGCGATCCGCGTGCTCCCCGACGAAGGCGTGACCGCCGTCCTCGGCACGGACTACATCGGCGAGGCTAAGAAGTCTTTCCTCCGGCTGTTCATGTACCGGATCAAGCAGCAGGGTGGGCTCGGCCTCCACGCCGGGAGCAAGCGCGTCCGGGTCCGCGACGCCGACGGCGACCTCCGGACCGTCGGGCAGGTCTTCATGGGCCTCTCCGCGACCGGGAAGTCGACGCTGACCTCCCACGGCTGCTGGCTCGAGGACCCCGAGGACGCCACAATGTTGCAGGACGACGTCTGTGGACTCCTCCCGGACGGGACGGTCGCCGGCAGCGAGGGCGAGGGACTGTTCATCAAGACCATCGGCCTCGATCCGGACGAACAACCCGAACTCTACGCGGCTGCAACCCACGAGTCTGCGGTCCTCGAGAACGTCGCCGTCGACGACGACGGCACCGTCCACTTCGACGAGGATCGGTACACGTCCAACGCCCGGGCGATCGTCCGGCGCGATCGACTCGAGAGCGCCGACGAGGAGATCGACCTCGAGCGACTCGATCAGGTCTTTTTCATCACCCGAAACCCGCTGATGCCGCCGGTTGCGAAGTTAGACGACCGGGAGGCCGCCGTCGCCTTCATGCTCGGCGAGTCGATCGAGACCAGCGCCGGCGACCCCTCACGCGCAGGGGAATCGATTCGCGTCGTCGGGACGAATCCGTTTATTATCGGCTCCGAAGGCGAGGAAGGCAACAGCTTCCAGGACCTCATCGACGAGTTAGACGCCGAGTGCTACATCATCAACACGGGCTATCTCGGCGACGAATCCAAAGATATCGGCGTCGAGGAATCGGTGACGATCCTGACCGAAGCCGCCCGCGGCACGATCGAGTGGACCGACGACGAGCGCACCGGGCTGACGATTCCCGACGCCGTACCCGGACTCGAGGTCGAGGAGTACTACGTCCCGGACCACGTCGACGACTACGAGGCCGCGGCCGCCGACCTGCGAGCGGAGCGCCGCGAGTACCTCGAGCAGTTCGAGGACCTGCGCGAAGAGATCACGGACGCCGTGTACTGA
- a CDS encoding rubrerythrin-like domain-containing protein — translation MVYMDPYSPDRSYYECRDCGYRETAESLEACPECDGAVRNIAVARE, via the coding sequence ATGGTCTACATGGATCCGTACTCACCCGACCGATCGTACTACGAATGTCGCGATTGCGGCTACCGAGAGACGGCCGAATCGCTCGAGGCCTGTCCCGAATGCGACGGTGCCGTGAGAAACATCGCGGTCGCCCGCGAGTAG
- a CDS encoding HAD-IIA family hydrolase: MSDYEAAILDVDGTIIRGDELLPGATDGIRALEDAGCSRVLCSNNPTRGGDHYREKLAPFGVDVDPERVLTSATITAAYLADSHPDDAVYLVGGPRLEALLEEAGVTLSAVPDAADVVLGSFDDQFSYDALREALRALEGDVPFYGTDPDATIPVDDGAIPGSGAILAAMEAVAGREPDAILGKPSATAAEAALELLNDPDPERTLVVGDRLDTDIELGARAGMTTAVVLTGVTDRADLAESPVEPDYVLESLAEVETIL, encoded by the coding sequence ATGAGCGACTACGAGGCGGCGATTCTCGACGTAGACGGGACGATCATCCGGGGCGACGAACTCCTACCCGGCGCGACCGACGGCATCCGCGCCCTCGAGGATGCGGGCTGTTCGCGGGTCCTCTGTTCGAACAACCCGACGCGGGGCGGCGACCATTACCGCGAGAAACTCGCGCCGTTCGGCGTCGACGTCGATCCCGAGCGCGTGCTCACCTCGGCGACGATCACCGCCGCGTACCTCGCCGACAGCCATCCGGACGACGCGGTCTACCTCGTGGGCGGCCCGCGACTCGAGGCACTGCTCGAGGAGGCGGGCGTCACCCTCTCCGCGGTGCCCGACGCGGCCGACGTCGTCCTCGGCTCGTTCGACGACCAGTTCTCCTACGACGCGCTCCGCGAGGCGCTGCGGGCGCTCGAGGGCGACGTCCCCTTTTACGGGACCGATCCGGACGCGACGATCCCGGTCGACGACGGCGCGATTCCGGGCTCGGGGGCGATCCTCGCCGCGATGGAAGCCGTCGCCGGCCGCGAGCCGGACGCCATCCTCGGCAAACCCTCCGCGACGGCTGCCGAGGCAGCCCTGGAGCTGCTGAACGACCCGGACCCCGAGCGGACGCTGGTCGTCGGCGACCGCCTCGACACCGACATCGAACTCGGCGCCCGCGCAGGGATGACGACCGCCGTCGTGCTCACCGGCGTCACGGACCGGGCGGACCTCGCGGAGTCGCCCGTCGAACCGGACTACGTCCTCGAGTCGCTGGCCGAGGTCGAGACGATCCTCTGA